In a single window of the Pseudochaenichthys georgianus chromosome 16, fPseGeo1.2, whole genome shotgun sequence genome:
- the LOC117460865 gene encoding sperm-associated antigen 1-like yields the protein MSHTEASFPPHHRPLPQDCSVPVEHLDYDYIGQCKDVKYLEKICTVLRSGDEGIYPHLIMFCEDHLEKLDPRSLALRKEKPVSTAACLPNDEWSHIADELKTWQEETKASETSLKQQSMFDALVFENMPPIRGSNCSVPLCQTSVKKEKRTLSKHTLPRDYREWDKFDVEKEFEKIDRNVDKHDAPAIMNQGHPKIKTKVDASLLTQQETLLLANREKDKGNEAFRAKDYEEAVAYYSRSLSIQPAVAAYNNRAQAQIHLQSWHNATRDCERVLELEPGNVKALLRRGTVHNHMGNLQTAVEDLRVVLREEPQNAAATKLLLEIEKKMKERQPEQRRRGKQILIQEVEEEDDNDKTRAKETARPVEPSQPVGGEESSAAPVKRGDMGNTQKKPHSRGDGGPHSEPNNSHHGHRRGKGASADKYRVTQESKEKVANGSGKRGSTASAPADPSSSRKEPPVGGNAGETVNLDAPCGALPPPLSRLKNEGNLLFKNGQFSDALEKYSQAIQGFTDSGMNSPEDLCILYSNRAACYLKDGNCQECIQDCTRALELQPFSLKPLLRRAMAYDSLERYRKAYVDYKTVLQIDISVQAANDSVNRITRQLIEEDGPEWREKLPEIPLVPLSAQQHRREGPPSAELLQARAEKAARDAERKAEVRFTAVKQEGNDFVKKGQYQDALGKYTECLTLKPEECAVYTNRALCYLKLERFTEAKQDCDAALKVDPTNKKAFYRRALANRGLKDYMACSSDLQEVLQQDPNVQEAEKELEEVTVLLRQSLANVSPAKPRTTVPITEVAGDEETLGAAQSESPRGEEPINLQLTNAYEYGQALNAARCSGNTAACAALLASTPPERLPHFLSTQLDGNTISFIMQALDSHLLEKDPHLVYQHLHHLHTTHRFSVVLMLLEKDERRHMTQLFEHLSAVQSAEFTKNDVQNLANKYI from the exons ATGAGCCACACAGAGGCATCGTTCCCCCCTCACCACCGCCCCCTTCCTCAGGACTGCAGCGTCCCTGTGGAGCACCTGGACTACGACTACATTGGACAATGCAAAGATGTAAAATACCTAGAGAAGATCTGCACGGTGCTCAG GTCTGGCGACGAGGGCATTTATCCTCATCTAATTATGTTCTGTGAGGATCACTTGGAAAAACTGGACCCTCGGAGCCTGGCCCTCAGGAAGGAAAAGCCTGTGTCCACAGCTGCTTGCCTTCCAAATGATGAGTGGAGCCACATTGCTGATGAGTTGAAG ACATGGCAAGAAGAAACCAAAGCGTCAGAGACTTCACTGAAACAGCAGTCAATGTTTGATGCTCTGGTGTTTGAAAATATGCCACCTATAAGAGGTTCCAATTGCTCTGTTCCACTATGCCAG ACTTcagttaaaaaagaaaagaggacTCTTTCAAAACACACTCTCCCACGTGATTATCGAGAATGGGACAA GTTTGATGTCGAAAAAGAGTTTGAAAAAATCGACAGAAATGTGGATAAACATGATGCACCTGCCATTATGAATCAGGGACACCCCAAAATCAAAACTAAAGTGGATGCCTCAT TGCTGACACAACAGGAGACGCTGCTTCTTGCTAATCGCGAAAAGGATAAAGGCAATGAAGCCTTCAGAGCCAAGGATTATGAGGAGGCTGTTGCATACTACTCCAG GAGTCTTTCCATCCAACCGGCTGTGGCTGCATACAACAACAGAGCACAGGCACAGATACACCTCCAGAGCTGGCACAATGCCACGAGAGACTGTGAGAGGGTTCTGGAGCTGGAGCCTGGCAATGTGAAAG CCTTGCTACGCCGTGGCACAGTTCATAATCACATGGGCAACTTGCAAACGGCTGTTGAAGACCTGAGGGTGGTGCTAAGGGAAGAGCCGCAGAATGCTGCAGCCACG AAACTTCTGTTGGAAATTGAGAAGAAGATGAAGGAACGTCAACCCGAGCAGCGACGCAGAGGCAAACAAATTCTCATCCAAGAAGTAGAAGAGGAAGATGACAACGATAAAACCCGAGCCAAAGAGACTG CCCGTCCGGTTGAACCCAGCCAGCCTGTGGGAGGGGAGGAGAGCTCAGCTGCTCCTGTCAAGAGGGGAGACATGGGTAACACTCAAAAGAAGCCCCACAGCAGAGGGGACGGGGGTCCTCACAGTGAGCCCAACAACTCCCACCACGGACACCGGAGAGGCAAAGGAGCGAGCGCAGACAAGTACAGAGTCACGCAGGAGTCCAAGGAGAAGGTGGCCAATGGATCCGGCAAGAGGGGCTCCACGGCTTCAGCCCCAGCTgatcccagcagcagcaggaaagAACCCCCGGTCGGAGGAAACGCAGGGGAGACCGTCAACCTTGATGCTCCATGTGGAGCCCTGCCCCCGCCTCTGTCCCGGCTGAAGAATGAAGGAAACCTGCTGTTTAAAAATGGACAGTTTTCCGACGCACTGGAGAAATACTCACAAGCCATCCAAGGCTTTACAGATTCAG GAATGAACAGTCCTGAGGATCTATGTATTCTGTATTCAAACAGAGCAGCCTGTTACCTTAAAGATGGCAACTGTCAAGAGTGCATACAGGACTGCACACG AGCCCTGGAGCTGCAGCCGTTCTCCCTCAAGCCCCTCCTGCGCCGGGCCATGGCTTATGACTCTCTGGAGCGCTACCGCAAGGCCTACGTGGACTACAAGACCGTCCTGCAGATCGACATCAGCGTGCAGGCAGCCAACGACAGCGTCAACAG GATCACCCGGCAGCTGATCGAGGAGGATGGCCCGGAGTGGAGGGAGAAGCTCCCTGAAATCCCCCTGGTGCCCCTGTCAGCGCAGCAGCACCGCAGAGAGGGGCCGCCCAGTGCCGAGCTCCTGCAGGCCCGGGCAGAGAAGGCAGCCAGAGACGCAG AAAGGAAAGCAGAAGTCCGCTTTACAGCAGTGAAGCAAGAAGGGAACGACTTTGTGAAGAAGGGCCAATACCAGGACGCACTGGGGAAGTACACTGAATGCCTTACGCTGAAGCCAGAGGAGTGTGCCGTCTACACCAACAG ggcccTGTGCTACTTGAAGTTGGAGAGGTTTACTGAGGCCAAGCAGGACTGTGATGCAGCTCTCAAAGTGGATCCGACCAATAAGAAGGCCTTCTACAGACGAGCCCTGGCTAACAGAGGCCTAAAG GACTATATGGCCTGCAGCTCAGACCTGCAGGAGGTCCTGCAGCAGGACCCCAACGTGCAGGAGGCTGaaaaggagctggaggaggtgaCGGTGCTGCTCAGACAGAGTCTGGCCAACGTGTCCCCAGCCAAGCCCAGGACGACTGTCCCCATCACAGAG GTTGCTGGAGACGAGGAAACGCTGGGCGCTGCTCAGTCAGAGAGTCCCAGAGGGGAGGAACCCATCAACCTTCAGCTGACCAACGCCTACGAGTACGGCCAGGCCCTGAACGCAGCGCGCTGCAGCGGGAATACGGCGGCCTGCGCGGCCCTGCTGGCCTCAACCCCCCCCGAGAGGCTTCCCCACTTCCTGAGCACCCAGCTGGATGGAAACACCATCAGCTTCATCATGCAAGCACTGGACTCACACCTCCTGGAGAAAGACCCCCACCTGGTATACCAACACCTCCATCATCTGCACACCACCCACAGGTTCTCG GTTGTATTGATGCTGCTGGAGAAGGACGAGCGTCGCCACATGACCCAGCTGTTTGAGCACCTGTCTGCTGTGCAGAGCGCAGAGTTCACTAAGAACGATGTCCAGAATCTGGCCAACAAGTACATCTGA
- the fbxo43 gene encoding F-box only protein 43: MQCTPESKVFLESLKEQQCFDDCADSGYSGLFHSPQSLSAVLSCPALSPVEFSERPKEKENLWLAVTPKENTREAVELLAKDSRVKQRPTAVNWCETPKVYKRDASLRHRLLLSKPSTDKTDNTRSPCSRRTESPIRVKSEHWLSVSLDSLDTVAGAFASSTLKSQQDLPLSGRECRILFTQVRTSTLEDGKLNSGNLSNFEGRGSLTDADFSESISASDQGPSDTSCFMKSLPASSKDSSPSPVSHVENNLYDSSSGLYTPSSSHTPKYIRSVCEDSGFSSLALDKSQDSSVDHDGSFLELLLLSASRGSCDTPNLAEARRRSRLQRQHRLSTLREGGSQSEDDPAERKQDRLYSRSKEDEVFADCATPRSVLFAKHSVMSDLAMAKQGDASPLRENTAKPENMTPANPDLRTTPVNLSLTPALQLVHAMCQQKAHMFFGQSPSLKEQLKSTAALAETPVTFRTTMPLAGLIGRKMGLRKVDILSELKKRNLRHILALVLSHLTPHGIYRCGRVCQKWNEIIQQDKRASFKRRSHLSEMEAALEHGGGVHVPDADTRLALLKRSALKTVQAQSRSFSFCTPQSANSTLTPSGLSTLNPGSSHKRDKFLEVAKTLFNDESLKPCPRCQSPARCHSVKREGVCSTADCAFQFCSACLCAFHGSRECGSQSAGRRRKDIILPGSAQSKRNVRRL, encoded by the exons ATGCAGTGCACTCCTGAATCCAAAGTGTTCCTGGAGAGTCTCAAAGAGCAGCAGTGTTTTGATGACTGCGCTGACAGCGGATACTCGGGTCTGTTCCACAGCCCTCAGAGCCTCTCTGCTGTGCTCTCCTGTCCAGCTTTATCTCCAGTGGAATTCAGCGAAAGGCCAAAAGAGAAGGAAAACCTCTGGCTTGCAGTCACACCGAAAGAGAACACCAGAGAAGCAGTGGAACTTTTGGCTAAAGACTCCAGAGTGAAACAGCGGCCCACAGCAGTCAACTGGTGCGAAACTCCTAAAGTATACAAGAGAGATGCCTCGTTGCGACACAGACTTCTGCTGTCCAAACCCTCCACGGACAAAACTGACAACACAAGATCCCCATGCAGCAGAAGGACTGAATCTCCAATCAGAGTCAAGTCTGAACACTGGCTCAGTGTGTCGCTTGACTCTCTGGACACTGTGGCGGGGGCTTTTGCATCAAGCACTTTAAAATCCCAACAGGATCTGCCACTGTCTGGTAGGGAATGTCGTATCCTCTTCACCCAAGTAAGGACCTCCACTCTTGAAGATGGTAAACTCAACTCCGGTAACCTTTCCAATTTTGAGGGAAGAGGTTCACTCACCGATGCAGATTTCAGTGAGAGCATTTCTGCCTCTGATCAAGGTCCTAGTGACACTTCATGCTTTATGAAATCCCTGCCTGCTTCGTCTAAGGACAGCTCGCCATCACCAGTCAGCCACGTGGAAAATAACCTATATGACAGCTCAAGTGGCTTGTACACCCCGTCATCCTCACATACACCAAAATATATCAG GTCTGTGTGTGAGGACAGTGGTTTTAGTTCCCTGGCCCTTGATAAATCCCAAGACTCCTCGGTGGACCATGACGGCTCCTTcctggagctgctgctgctgtcggcCTCTCGAGGAAGCTGTGACACCCCCAACCTGGCAGAGGCAAGGCGGCGCTCCCGGTTACAGCGCCAGCACAGGCTCTCTACCCTTCGAGAAGGGGGCTCTCAGTCTGAGGATGACCCAGCGGAAAGAAAGCAAGACCGCCTTTACAGCCGTTCTAAAGAAGATGAGGTCTTTGCTGACTGTGCCACCCCTCGCAGCGTGCTTTTTGCTAAACATAGTGTGATGTCTGATTTGGCCATGGCTAAACAAGGTGATGCCTCTCCACTAAGGGAGAATACAGCCAAGCCAGAAAACATGACACCTGCTAATCCAGATCTTAGGACAACCCCAGTCAATCTGTCCCTGACTCCTGCTCTGCAGCTGGTTCATGCCATGTGCCAACAGAAAGCGCACATGTTCTTTGGCCAAAGTCCAAGTCTGAAGGAGCAGTTGAAGTCCACTGCAGCCCTGGCTGAGACCCCGGTGACCTTCAGGACCACCATGCCTTTGGCAGGGCTCATCGGCAGGAAGATGGGCCTGAGGAAGGTGGACATACTCTCAGAGCTGAAGAAGAGGAACCTCAGGCACATCCTAGCCCTGGTCCTCAGCCACCTGACCCCGCATGGCATTTACAG GTGTGGTCGGGTGTGCCAAAAATGGAATGAAATCATCCAACAAGACAAGCGAGCGAGTTTCAAGAGAAGAAGCCACCTCAGTGAAATGGAGGCGGCTCTTGAG CACGGCGGGGGTGTCCATGTCCCTGATGCCGACACCAGACTGGCTCTGCTCAAGAGGTCGGCCCTCAAGACGGTTCAGGCCCAATCTAGGTCGTTCAGCTTCTGCACCCCCCAGTCAGCAAATAGCACTTTAACCCCATCCGGGCTCAGCACCTTGAACCCAGGCAGCAGCCACAAAAGGGACAAATTCCTAGAA GTTGCCAAAACGCTCTTCAACGATGAGTCCCTGAAGCCATGCCCCCGCTGTCAGAGCCCCGCGAGGTGCCACTCAGTGAAGCGGGAGGGGGTGTGCAGCACAGCGGACTGCGCCTTCCAGTTCTGCTCCGCCTGTCTGTGTGCCTTCCACGGCTCCAGAGAGTGTGGCAGCCAGTCTGCAGGCCGCCGCAGGAAGGACATCATCCTCCCAGGGAGCGCTCAAAGCAAGCGAAATGTTCGGAGACTATGA